A genomic stretch from Gemmatimonadaceae bacterium includes:
- a CDS encoding FtsW/RodA/SpoVE family cell cycle protein produces MAVSVADVRFRWYMGPEARLILLMTACLLAFGLATVYSASAILAQSKDLGSGYFFIRQLAGIAVGLVALAVFAKVDAELWSKYAWPLMLLSLFLLLLIIMPFTESIAPRIRGSRRFLVGSSLQPSELGKIAVIAWTSMLVVKKGDALRRLTKGLLPFLVVVGALDILVALEPDLSVAMMYTLIMGIILFAGGVRIGHFVVLGIVAVPLLWGQMQRLNYALLRMTAFFDPGSAPTHVSDQLKQSLIAVGSGQIFGLGFGRGRQQLGFLPLAYDDFIAGSIGEERGFVGLALLILAFAAYAFLGFRIAKKARSPFLQLTAVGITATVVITAFLHIGVAIGLLPTTGLTLPFVSYGRSNMVLSLLMTGILVNIGSTREKVIGSRATDPSFAMQRV; encoded by the coding sequence ATGGCAGTGTCCGTTGCGGATGTGCGATTCAGATGGTACATGGGGCCGGAGGCGCGGCTCATTCTTCTCATGACCGCATGCCTGCTCGCGTTCGGGCTGGCGACCGTGTACAGCGCCAGTGCGATTCTCGCCCAAAGCAAGGACCTCGGCAGCGGCTACTTCTTCATCCGGCAGCTCGCCGGTATCGCGGTGGGACTGGTGGCGCTCGCGGTTTTCGCGAAGGTGGATGCTGAACTGTGGAGCAAGTACGCATGGCCGTTGATGCTACTGTCGCTGTTTCTCCTGCTGCTCATCATCATGCCCTTCACCGAATCCATTGCGCCGCGGATTCGCGGATCGCGACGATTTCTGGTGGGATCGTCGCTTCAACCGTCGGAGCTCGGCAAGATCGCGGTCATAGCGTGGACCTCGATGCTCGTCGTGAAGAAAGGAGACGCGTTGCGCCGGTTGACCAAAGGGCTGCTGCCATTTCTGGTGGTCGTCGGAGCGCTCGACATACTCGTCGCCCTCGAACCGGATCTCTCGGTGGCGATGATGTACACGCTCATAATGGGAATCATCCTCTTTGCGGGCGGGGTTCGCATCGGGCATTTCGTCGTCCTCGGGATCGTCGCTGTGCCGCTTCTGTGGGGACAGATGCAGCGGCTGAACTACGCACTCCTCCGCATGACGGCGTTCTTCGACCCAGGCAGCGCGCCGACCCACGTCAGCGATCAGTTGAAGCAGTCTCTCATCGCCGTCGGATCCGGCCAGATCTTTGGCCTTGGCTTCGGGCGGGGCAGGCAGCAGCTCGGATTCCTTCCGCTCGCATACGACGATTTCATCGCCGGATCCATTGGCGAGGAGCGGGGATTCGTCGGACTCGCGCTTCTGATTCTGGCGTTCGCGGCTTACGCGTTTCTCGGCTTCAGAATCGCAAAGAAGGCGCGCTCTCCATTTCTTCAGCTCACGGCGGTGGGAATTACCGCGACCGTGGTCATCACGGCGTTTCTTCACATTGGCGTCGCGATCGGCCTTCTTCCGACAACCGGGCTGACGCTGCCGTTCGTATCGTACGGGCGGTCGAACATGGTGCTTTCGCTGCTCATGACGGGAATTCTCGTCAACATCGGCAGCACGCGTGAGAAAGTGATCGGATCGCGCGCCACTGATCCGTCGTTCGCCATGCAGAGAGTCTAG
- the ftsA gene encoding cell division protein FtsA, translating to MNPERVIAGLDIGSAKTTVVIAEATGDLQRRTSLRILGVGQARTTGLRRGIVADIEETTRSIKKAIEDAERMAGTKIESLYAGIAGEHVRAMTSTGIVAVNGDEISRADVNRANEVARAQPIPQDRELLHAIPQEYTVDKNHGIRDPIGMIGTRLETEMYLVTIGSSPAMNLRKSVERAGYHVKELVLEPLASALAVLTEDEKELGVALVEMGAGTTDVAIFHEGKIRHLATVSFGGSNVTSDIVQGIGVTQADAERLKERYGCAYEPMVDPDDVVELPSTVAQGERHIPREVLAHIIHQRIDEIFSLVHGEIQRAGYANRLSGGVVVTGGAAAMQGVAELATDVFGTGVRIGLPTENVGGLSDSVEAPRFSTVVGLALYGANRMAIGGASAGGKRRAISSPNMDRFVQRVKTWLQDFF from the coding sequence ATGAATCCTGAACGTGTCATCGCCGGTCTCGATATAGGGTCCGCGAAAACAACGGTGGTCATCGCGGAAGCGACAGGCGATCTCCAGCGTCGGACATCCCTGAGGATTCTGGGCGTAGGGCAGGCGAGAACCACCGGTCTTCGCCGCGGTATCGTCGCCGACATCGAGGAGACCACGCGCTCGATCAAGAAGGCAATCGAAGATGCCGAGCGCATGGCGGGAACGAAGATCGAGTCCCTCTACGCCGGCATCGCGGGCGAGCACGTGCGGGCGATGACGAGCACGGGAATCGTCGCCGTCAATGGCGACGAGATCTCGAGGGCGGACGTGAATCGCGCCAACGAAGTTGCCCGCGCCCAGCCAATCCCGCAGGATCGCGAGCTCCTCCATGCCATTCCCCAGGAATACACGGTAGACAAGAACCATGGGATCAGGGATCCGATCGGGATGATCGGGACCCGCCTCGAGACCGAGATGTACCTCGTGACGATCGGCAGCTCGCCGGCAATGAATCTCCGCAAGTCGGTCGAGAGGGCGGGGTATCACGTGAAGGAGCTCGTGCTCGAGCCGCTGGCGAGCGCACTGGCCGTCCTCACCGAGGACGAGAAGGAACTGGGAGTCGCTCTCGTGGAGATGGGCGCCGGCACGACCGACGTCGCGATCTTCCACGAGGGAAAGATCCGTCACCTCGCGACGGTGAGCTTCGGTGGCAGCAACGTCACGAGCGACATCGTGCAGGGGATCGGCGTGACCCAGGCAGACGCCGAACGGCTGAAGGAGCGCTACGGATGCGCGTACGAGCCGATGGTGGACCCCGACGACGTCGTGGAGCTGCCCAGCACCGTGGCACAGGGTGAGAGACACATCCCGCGCGAGGTTCTCGCCCACATCATCCACCAGCGCATAGACGAGATCTTCTCGCTGGTGCACGGCGAGATTCAGCGCGCCGGGTATGCCAACCGGTTGAGCGGAGGCGTCGTCGTTACCGGCGGAGCGGCCGCCATGCAGGGTGTGGCGGAGCTGGCGACCGACGTGTTCGGCACCGGCGTCCGGATCGGACTGCCGACCGAGAACGTGGGCGGTCTCAGTGATTCGGTCGAAGCCCCGCGTTTCTCGACGGTGGTCGGTCTGGCGCTTTATGGAGCCAACCGGATGGCGATCGGGGGTGCTTCAGCGGGCGGAAAACGGCGCGCGATTTCTTCGCCCAACATGGATCGTTTCGTGCAGCGTGTGAAGACCTGGCTTCAGGATTTTTTCTAG
- the ftsZ gene encoding cell division protein FtsZ: protein MNFEFEESASQIARMKVVGVGGGGGNAVNRMIEERLSGVEFISINTDAQALLNSKSDVKIQIGKKLTRGLGAGARPEIGKQAIEENREEVSCALTNSDLVFVTCGMGGGTGTGAAPTICELAREAGALTVGIVTRPFLFEGRKRLRQAELGIAEMRKHVDTMIVVPNERLLAVVGKGIPFHDALKKADEVLLHATQGISTLITVTGLVNVDFADVRTVMQEGGSALMGTGIGRGENRATDAAQQAIASPLLDNVSVSGATGVLVNITGGDDLTLGDVHQIVEIVKDAVGEDAEIIFGTVNEKAMQGECRVTVIATGFDKAPAQIAAAAAKEPHAAKFGTPVIQLPVRGRAPTLHARNIAPNDPARRVTPLSGPSSSPEKLDGNGQDLSDMEIPTFIRRQMD, encoded by the coding sequence ATGAATTTCGAGTTTGAGGAGAGCGCGTCCCAGATTGCTCGCATGAAGGTCGTGGGCGTTGGCGGTGGTGGTGGCAACGCCGTCAACCGGATGATCGAGGAGCGGCTTTCGGGCGTCGAGTTCATCTCGATCAATACTGACGCGCAGGCCCTTCTCAACTCGAAATCCGACGTAAAGATCCAGATCGGGAAGAAGCTTACGCGCGGGCTTGGCGCCGGAGCTCGTCCCGAGATCGGCAAGCAGGCTATCGAGGAGAATCGCGAGGAGGTGTCCTGCGCTCTCACCAATTCCGACCTGGTCTTCGTGACGTGCGGAATGGGCGGCGGTACGGGTACCGGCGCGGCGCCCACTATCTGCGAGCTGGCCCGCGAAGCGGGAGCCCTCACCGTCGGAATCGTGACGCGGCCATTCCTCTTCGAGGGACGGAAGCGGCTGCGCCAAGCGGAGCTCGGCATCGCCGAGATGCGGAAGCACGTGGACACGATGATCGTCGTGCCCAACGAGCGGCTGCTCGCCGTTGTCGGGAAGGGGATCCCGTTCCACGACGCGCTCAAGAAAGCTGACGAGGTTCTGCTCCATGCGACGCAGGGAATCTCGACGCTGATCACCGTCACCGGATTGGTGAACGTCGATTTCGCCGATGTGCGCACGGTGATGCAGGAAGGCGGTTCCGCGCTCATGGGCACGGGAATCGGCCGCGGGGAGAACCGCGCGACGGACGCGGCGCAGCAGGCGATCGCCAGTCCGCTGCTCGACAACGTGTCCGTCTCCGGCGCCACCGGCGTGCTCGTCAACATCACCGGCGGCGACGACCTCACGCTCGGCGACGTGCACCAGATCGTCGAGATCGTGAAGGACGCCGTCGGCGAAGACGCCGAGATCATCTTCGGAACGGTGAATGAGAAGGCGATGCAGGGCGAGTGCCGCGTCACGGTCATCGCGACTGGTTTCGACAAGGCGCCGGCGCAGATTGCCGCCGCGGCCGCCAAGGAGCCGCATGCGGCGAAGTTTGGCACTCCCGTGATTCAGCTGCCGGTACGCGGCCGTGCCCCGACACTGCATGCCCGGAACATCGCGCCGAACGATCCAGCCCGCCGCGTTACCCCACTGTCCGGCCCGTCGTCATCCCCGGAGAAGTTGGACGGAAACGGTCAGGATCTCAGCGACATGGAGATTCCGACGTTTATTCGGAGACAGATGGATTGA
- a CDS encoding M23 family metallopeptidase: MTVRSARAVTYSVVGLFTIFAVRMTPPIARTPGTRALGGFSSQTYTNNPDELAAAPAMAPVIVEPTESMVAPVVVVASNKVKVDTVTVSGVIQSSLFSALDKSSGASLPRSARAELAFSLADIFEYRVDMSRDLQVGDKFHILVERLQKPNGAIIINKVLGARLALSGSEIEAIRFESRAASGQYFDGGGKSLRASFLRAPVAFRRVSSIFGGRRHPVLGIWRKHRGTDYAASMGTPVRSIGDGVVIFAGRKGGYGNVIDIRHRNGFVSRYGHLRNFAKGIRAGTRVSIGSTIGGVGQSGLATGPHLHFEVLVNGVQRDPRVALKMKGGEPIPSSERGVFQQLRSRTLATFASSSPTASN, encoded by the coding sequence TTGACGGTTCGCAGCGCACGTGCAGTCACGTATTCGGTAGTCGGCCTGTTTACGATCTTCGCGGTGCGCATGACGCCGCCGATCGCCCGCACACCGGGCACCCGCGCACTCGGCGGGTTCAGCAGTCAGACCTACACGAACAACCCCGATGAATTGGCGGCCGCTCCCGCAATGGCTCCGGTCATCGTTGAGCCGACCGAGTCGATGGTCGCACCGGTTGTCGTCGTTGCGTCGAACAAGGTGAAGGTTGACACGGTTACTGTAAGCGGCGTCATCCAGTCGAGCCTCTTCTCGGCGCTCGACAAGAGCAGTGGTGCCTCGCTCCCGCGGTCCGCTCGCGCCGAGCTCGCGTTCTCGCTCGCCGACATCTTCGAGTACCGCGTGGACATGAGCAGGGATCTGCAGGTCGGCGACAAATTCCACATTCTCGTGGAGCGACTGCAGAAGCCCAACGGCGCTATCATCATCAACAAGGTCCTCGGCGCGCGGCTCGCGCTGTCGGGGAGCGAGATCGAGGCGATCCGCTTCGAGAGCCGCGCGGCCAGCGGGCAGTACTTCGACGGTGGAGGCAAGTCGCTGCGCGCTTCGTTCCTGCGCGCCCCGGTCGCATTCCGCCGCGTCTCCAGCATCTTCGGCGGACGCCGTCATCCCGTCCTCGGTATCTGGCGAAAGCACAGGGGCACTGATTACGCGGCGTCCATGGGCACACCGGTGCGATCCATCGGCGACGGAGTGGTCATCTTCGCCGGCCGGAAGGGTGGTTACGGAAACGTCATAGATATCCGTCACCGCAACGGATTCGTCAGTCGTTATGGGCACCTGAGGAATTTCGCGAAGGGAATCCGAGCCGGCACCCGCGTCTCGATAGGCAGCACCATCGGCGGCGTCGGACAAAGCGGCCTGGCGACCGGTCCGCACCTGCACTTCGAGGTGCTTGTCAACGGCGTCCAGCGCGACCCGCGGGTCGCCCTCAAGATGAAGGGAGGCGAGCCGATCCCGTCATCCGAGCGAGGCGTCTTCCAGCAGCTCCGGAGCCGCACCCTCGCCACCTTCGCTTCGTCGAGCCCCACCGCCAGCAACTGA
- the murC gene encoding UDP-N-acetylmuramate--L-alanine ligase, with product MTEPRPDNTRPIHFVGIAGAGMSALAELYVRRGYLVTGCDTNVASVGDLVRLGIPVAQGHDPAHVEGAAEVIVTSAVRRDHPELVRARELGIPVTRRAEALGRAVSGGQLVGVAGTHGKTTTTVMTTQALAAAGMEPTGIAGGRVGAWNGNISEGSDRLFVVEADEYDRSFHALAPTVAVVTNMEADHLDIYPGGIEEIRAAFAQYIRGARAIVLCADDYGASTLPTPSTAEVIRYGTHPGEVRLVAHAIEPLPGGSRYLCMYDGKELGEVRLGVPGMHNVRNSLAAIASGLALGAELGRMTPGLESFTGVERRFQVIGEVRGATIIDDYAHHPTEIEATLEAARSAFPNRRIIAAFQPHLYSRTRDFHVEFARALSRADMVFLCSLYPAREEPIEGVSSDMIASPMRDAGSAPVWEGPRDELAHALLKVVRPGDVVITIGAGDITATGPELLSLLEQSA from the coding sequence ATGACTGAGCCGCGTCCCGACAACACGCGTCCGATTCATTTCGTTGGCATCGCCGGTGCCGGCATGAGCGCGCTGGCGGAGCTGTACGTGAGGCGCGGCTATCTCGTCACCGGCTGCGACACCAACGTCGCATCGGTTGGCGACCTCGTGCGGCTCGGGATCCCCGTCGCGCAGGGCCACGACCCGGCCCACGTCGAAGGGGCCGCCGAAGTCATCGTAACGTCGGCCGTGCGGCGTGACCATCCCGAGCTCGTGCGCGCGCGCGAACTCGGCATTCCCGTCACGCGCCGCGCCGAAGCGCTTGGTCGCGCCGTCTCCGGCGGGCAACTGGTGGGAGTCGCCGGCACGCATGGAAAGACGACCACGACCGTAATGACTACACAGGCTCTCGCCGCGGCGGGGATGGAGCCGACTGGAATCGCGGGTGGTCGCGTCGGCGCGTGGAACGGCAACATCAGCGAGGGAAGCGATCGCCTGTTCGTCGTCGAAGCCGACGAATATGACAGGTCGTTCCATGCTCTCGCTCCGACTGTCGCGGTCGTCACGAACATGGAAGCGGACCACCTCGACATATATCCAGGCGGAATCGAAGAAATCCGTGCGGCATTCGCGCAATACATCCGCGGTGCCCGTGCGATTGTTCTCTGTGCTGACGACTATGGAGCGTCCACGCTGCCCACACCGAGCACTGCCGAGGTGATCCGGTACGGGACACATCCGGGCGAGGTCCGGCTCGTTGCGCACGCGATCGAGCCGTTGCCCGGAGGGTCGCGCTACCTCTGCATGTACGACGGGAAAGAGCTCGGAGAAGTTCGGCTTGGCGTGCCGGGCATGCACAACGTTCGCAACTCCCTCGCCGCCATTGCTTCCGGTCTGGCACTCGGCGCCGAGCTTGGACGGATGACGCCGGGGCTCGAGTCGTTCACGGGAGTCGAGAGGCGATTTCAGGTGATCGGCGAAGTGCGCGGCGCGACGATCATAGACGACTACGCGCATCACCCGACGGAGATCGAGGCGACTCTCGAAGCGGCGCGATCAGCCTTCCCGAACCGGCGGATCATCGCCGCGTTTCAACCGCATCTCTATTCGCGAACGCGCGACTTCCACGTGGAGTTCGCACGCGCGCTTTCGCGCGCTGACATGGTTTTTCTCTGCAGCCTGTATCCCGCACGCGAGGAGCCGATCGAGGGAGTGTCGTCCGATATGATCGCCTCTCCGATGAGGGATGCGGGAAGCGCACCGGTATGGGAAGGCCCGCGGGACGAGCTTGCGCACGCGCTCCTGAAAGTGGTCAGGCCGGGCGACGTCGTGATCACGATCGGCGCCGGTGATATCACCGCCACCGGTCCGGAGCTGCTGTCGCTGCTCGAGCAGAGCGCATGA
- a CDS encoding UDP-N-acetylglucosamine--N-acetylmuramyl-(pentapeptide) pyrophosphoryl-undecaprenol N-acetylglucosamine transferase → MRILFAGGGTGGHLYPGLAIARAMQRLSPDVRPFFIGAQRGIEKGVLPDAGFPYELLDLHPLYRSRPWENWKTIRGGATAWSRMRQIVADERPACVVGTGGYASGIALAYAATRGIPFAIQEQNSFPGLTTRFFSRYARQVHNGFPEAAAHLRPGKDTQVFDSGNPIEPPPSPRSDRSAARLAWGFAPSGGRVMLIYGGSQGSKAINDVVAEWVKRGVPDSLFVIWATGRNTHADYAALESSRVRIRAYLSPVSDAYAATDFALSRGGAIATAELCAWGIPPIVVPLPTAAADHQTANARALAQAGAAEFIRQSDLTAETLDRSVGALIGDPDLLASRTASASARARPHAAEEIASRILGMVRA, encoded by the coding sequence GTGCGCATCCTGTTCGCCGGTGGCGGCACCGGTGGCCATCTCTATCCCGGTCTCGCAATCGCTCGCGCAATGCAGCGACTTTCGCCTGATGTGCGCCCGTTCTTCATTGGCGCGCAACGAGGAATTGAAAAAGGTGTGCTGCCGGACGCCGGATTCCCCTACGAGCTGCTCGACCTGCATCCGCTCTACCGGTCGCGGCCGTGGGAGAACTGGAAGACGATTCGCGGAGGCGCGACGGCATGGTCGCGAATGCGGCAGATCGTCGCCGACGAGCGGCCGGCGTGCGTAGTGGGGACCGGGGGTTACGCGTCCGGCATCGCACTGGCATATGCGGCGACGCGCGGGATTCCCTTCGCGATTCAGGAACAGAACAGCTTCCCCGGGCTCACGACGCGTTTTTTCAGCCGCTATGCCCGACAGGTTCACAATGGATTTCCCGAGGCCGCGGCTCATCTGAGACCGGGGAAGGACACACAGGTGTTCGACTCGGGCAATCCGATCGAGCCGCCGCCTAGCCCTCGATCCGACCGGTCAGCCGCGCGTCTCGCGTGGGGGTTCGCGCCTTCGGGCGGGCGAGTGATGCTGATCTACGGCGGAAGCCAGGGGTCGAAGGCAATCAACGACGTCGTCGCGGAATGGGTTAAGCGCGGTGTACCGGATTCGTTGTTCGTCATCTGGGCGACGGGGCGCAATACGCATGCGGATTACGCCGCGCTCGAGAGCAGCCGCGTGCGCATTCGCGCGTATCTGTCGCCAGTCTCGGATGCATACGCCGCTACCGATTTCGCGCTCTCGCGCGGCGGAGCCATTGCCACCGCCGAGCTCTGCGCGTGGGGAATTCCGCCGATCGTAGTGCCCCTGCCAACCGCCGCCGCGGATCATCAGACGGCGAACGCTCGCGCTCTCGCGCAAGCCGGAGCGGCGGAATTCATTCGTCAGAGCGATCTGACTGCAGAAACGCTCGACCGCTCCGTGGGTGCGCTGATCGGCGATCCGGATCTTCTCGCCAGCCGCACCGCGTCGGCATCTGCACGCGCGCGGCCGCACGCCGCCGAGGAGATCGCCAGCCGGATTCTCGGGATGGTGCGCGCGTGA
- the ftsY gene encoding signal recognition particle-docking protein FtsY, with translation MPRILRRAGDVPIRSLWQRVKDVAMLDVTTLARGGSIQGSLEKLEEVLIEADFGVATSMRLVEDVERMAKRGEVRSQDDFLRALEEGVARSLGADTDDSSMHFAAERPTVVLVIGVNGAGKTTFIGKLAALMQARGKKTLVGAADTFRAGAVDQLRRWAERSGAEFVGAKAESDPASVAFNAIDAGVTRGSDVVIIDTAGRLHTSSGLMEELKKIHRVIARRIPGAPHETLLVLDATIGQNALAQARTFSEAIPITGLVMTKLDGTARGGIVVAVREALGVPVKFIGTGETIADIEPFNPVAFAAKLVEG, from the coding sequence ATGCCACGGATTCTCAGACGTGCCGGCGACGTTCCGATACGCTCGCTATGGCAGCGGGTCAAGGACGTCGCTATGCTCGACGTCACGACGCTTGCGCGTGGCGGGAGCATTCAGGGATCCCTCGAAAAACTCGAGGAAGTTCTCATCGAGGCGGATTTCGGCGTGGCGACCAGTATGCGGCTCGTCGAGGACGTCGAGAGGATGGCGAAGCGCGGTGAGGTGCGTTCGCAGGACGATTTCCTCCGTGCACTCGAGGAAGGCGTTGCGCGGTCGCTGGGCGCCGATACGGACGACTCTTCGATGCATTTCGCCGCGGAGCGTCCGACGGTGGTTCTCGTAATCGGCGTCAACGGCGCGGGGAAGACGACCTTCATCGGCAAGCTCGCGGCGCTGATGCAGGCGCGCGGGAAGAAGACTCTGGTCGGCGCCGCGGACACGTTCCGCGCCGGGGCGGTCGATCAGCTCAGGCGCTGGGCCGAGAGGAGCGGTGCCGAGTTCGTCGGCGCGAAGGCGGAGAGTGATCCGGCCTCCGTAGCGTTCAACGCAATAGATGCAGGGGTCACGCGCGGCTCCGACGTCGTCATCATTGACACGGCCGGACGACTGCACACGAGCTCCGGCCTGATGGAGGAGCTGAAAAAAATCCATCGCGTGATCGCCCGGCGCATTCCTGGCGCGCCGCACGAGACGCTCCTCGTCCTCGATGCCACCATCGGCCAGAACGCGCTGGCACAGGCGCGGACCTTCTCGGAGGCGATCCCCATAACCGGGCTCGTGATGACGAAACTCGACGGTACCGCGCGCGGCGGAATCGTCGTCGCCGTTCGCGAGGCGCTGGGCGTTCCCGTGAAGTTCATCGGAACTGGAGAGACGATCGCTGACATCGAGCCGTTCAATCCCGTGGCATTCGCTGCGAAGCTGGTCGAGGGATAG
- a CDS encoding FtsQ-type POTRA domain-containing protein, translated as MTGPLPLEGEAPRTTGKWKLIALIVLLLLIAPASWLARRGASKLAFFHLRTVSVEGTRYLKPETVMQHLALDTTRSVWDDTGPLAVKLRLMSQVSEVRITRKLPGTLVVTIRENLPVALAPSPRGLEAVDGTGTVLPIDPTRDDLDLPIAAQRDKSILSLLADARARNPMLFRRISEIARDGRDGLVLSLVPLGRPQAETPEPSADSASAANAVAVAPPSLRVRASLGVSVSRLADIFPVESDLLRRRANVAELDLRYRDQVIARLQ; from the coding sequence ATGACAGGTCCGCTTCCGCTCGAGGGCGAAGCCCCGAGAACGACCGGCAAATGGAAGCTGATCGCGCTGATCGTACTTCTGCTGCTGATTGCGCCCGCGTCGTGGCTCGCCCGCCGCGGAGCTTCGAAGCTCGCATTCTTCCATCTCAGAACGGTGTCGGTCGAGGGTACGCGATATCTGAAGCCGGAGACAGTGATGCAGCATCTGGCGCTCGATACGACGCGCTCCGTCTGGGACGACACAGGTCCGCTCGCCGTGAAACTGCGCCTCATGTCACAGGTGAGCGAAGTGCGCATCACCCGGAAACTCCCGGGCACCCTCGTCGTGACGATCAGGGAAAATCTTCCCGTCGCGCTGGCGCCGAGCCCGCGGGGACTCGAGGCGGTGGACGGCACGGGAACGGTGCTTCCGATAGACCCGACTCGCGACGATCTGGACCTGCCCATCGCTGCACAGCGTGACAAGTCGATCCTTTCGCTGCTCGCCGACGCCCGCGCTCGCAATCCGATGCTTTTTCGCCGTATCAGCGAGATCGCGCGCGACGGCAGGGACGGATTGGTGCTGAGTCTTGTGCCGCTTGGCCGGCCGCAGGCGGAGACGCCGGAGCCCTCGGCCGACAGCGCATCGGCGGCGAACGCAGTCGCTGTGGCGCCGCCCTCTCTTCGCGTTCGCGCCTCGCTGGGGGTGTCCGTCTCGCGATTGGCCGATATCTTTCCCGTCGAGTCAGACCTTCTGCGGCGCCGGGCTAATGTCGCCGAGCTCGACCTACGCTACCGTGATCAAGTGATCGCAAGGCTTCAATGA
- the murD gene encoding UDP-N-acetylmuramoyl-L-alanine--D-glutamate ligase, protein MTEAERPGGEVAILGLGKSGTAAARLLLADGKRVYVSDSGSSPALEATARQLRDLGAAVDVGGHDLARIARASRVVASPGIDPAAPPIAAAREAGKPLVSEIEIALSYLEGTRIIAVTGTNGKTTTTALIGHILRGLRENAVDAGNIGTPLSDIARRDDHPDWIALEMSSFQLHDTPSLAPDIGVLTNLSPDHLDRYPTAEEYYSDKSLLFANADDDSRWVLNADDERVMRMAAGIAGTKSGFSVRHEADAWLDNRTGALHVLGLPLMARNEINLLGDHNVANALAAALAVSLADARFTEPDARRDMAAALGSFNALEHRLEVVGEKNGVQWINDSKATNVSSSLVAIAAMRKPTILLLGGRHKGEPYTGLADAIRRSVKKVIAYGEAAPMIEKDLDRVVPVERLGSDFDEVMRHARESAEPGDVVLLSPACSSYDMFRNYEERGARFRELAMEQ, encoded by the coding sequence ATGACGGAGGCGGAGCGACCCGGAGGCGAGGTTGCCATCCTGGGGCTCGGAAAGAGCGGCACCGCGGCTGCCAGGCTGCTCCTCGCTGACGGAAAGCGTGTGTACGTGTCGGACTCCGGATCGTCGCCGGCACTGGAGGCGACCGCCCGGCAGTTGCGAGATCTCGGCGCAGCAGTGGACGTGGGCGGCCATGACCTCGCTCGAATAGCGCGGGCGTCGCGCGTCGTTGCGAGCCCGGGAATCGATCCCGCCGCTCCACCGATCGCGGCGGCGAGAGAGGCAGGGAAGCCACTCGTCAGCGAGATAGAGATCGCGCTCAGCTACCTGGAGGGAACGCGGATCATTGCCGTCACGGGCACGAACGGAAAGACGACGACGACAGCGCTCATCGGCCACATCCTGCGCGGACTTCGTGAAAATGCCGTAGATGCCGGCAACATCGGCACACCGTTGTCCGACATTGCCCGGCGGGACGATCACCCTGATTGGATCGCTCTGGAGATGTCGTCGTTCCAGCTTCACGACACACCGAGCCTTGCGCCAGACATCGGAGTTCTCACCAACCTCAGCCCTGATCACCTGGACCGGTATCCGACAGCCGAGGAATATTATTCGGACAAGTCGTTGCTGTTCGCGAACGCGGATGACGACTCCCGGTGGGTGCTCAACGCGGATGACGAGCGCGTGATGCGTATGGCCGCCGGCATCGCAGGAACGAAATCCGGATTCTCCGTGCGCCACGAGGCCGATGCGTGGCTCGACAACCGCACCGGCGCGCTGCACGTGCTGGGATTGCCACTGATGGCGAGGAACGAGATCAATCTTCTCGGCGACCACAACGTCGCCAACGCGCTCGCCGCCGCGCTCGCCGTCTCCCTCGCTGACGCGCGTTTCACGGAGCCCGACGCAAGGCGCGACATGGCGGCCGCGCTCGGCAGCTTCAACGCGCTCGAGCACCGGCTCGAGGTTGTCGGCGAGAAGAACGGTGTGCAATGGATCAACGATTCGAAGGCGACGAACGTCAGCTCTTCGCTCGTGGCAATTGCGGCCATGCGCAAACCGACGATTCTGCTGCTCGGCGGCAGGCACAAGGGCGAGCCATACACCGGCCTGGCCGACGCAATCCGCCGGTCGGTGAAGAAAGTCATCGCGTACGGCGAGGCCGCGCCCATGATCGAGAAGGATCTGGATCGAGTCGTGCCGGTCGAGCGGCTGGGCTCCGATTTCGATGAGGTAATGCGACACGCCCGCGAAAGCGCCGAGCCGGGCGATGTGGTCCTGCTTTCACCAGCGTGCTCGAGTTACGACATGTTCCGCAATTACGAGGAGCGCGGCGCGCGGTTCAGAGAGCTGGCGATGGAGCAATAG